The proteins below are encoded in one region of Prevotella melaninogenica ATCC 25845:
- a CDS encoding sulfatase-like hydrolase/transferase: protein MEQKLLTIALVSSAIGTGQKALAQTRGTTTDKPNVIIILADDLGYGDLECYGAKNVQTPNINKLAQSGIRFTNGHAVAATSTPSRYSLLTGEYAWRREGTDVAAGNAGMIIKPSQFTMADMFKSRGYATCAIGKWHLGLGYKGGEQDWNAPLPESLGDLGFDYHYIMAATADRVPCVFIENGSVANYDPAHPIEVSYVRNFEGEPTGRKNPELLYNMRSSHGHDMSIVNGIGRIGYMKGGGKALWKDENLADSILAHAVKFIENHKKEPFFMYFATNDVHVPRFPHKRFRGKNPMGMRGDAIVQFDWTVGQLMKKLHELKIDDNALVILTSDNGPVVDDGYQDGAEELLNGHSPAGPFRGNKYSAFEGGTAVPLVISWPRKIKGGMVSKALVSQIDLLSSLGSLVQARFPKGSAPDSRDYLPTLLGKDLKGRNYVIGQSNTHVLSVLTAQYRYIEPSNGPKMIQWGPKIETGNLPFPQLYDMTVSPFESKNVADEHPDEVSRMQLILKEERNR from the coding sequence ATGGAACAAAAACTCTTGACAATAGCCTTAGTGTCTTCTGCAATCGGAACAGGTCAGAAAGCTTTAGCTCAAACACGTGGAACAACTACAGATAAGCCAAATGTAATTATTATATTGGCTGATGATCTTGGCTATGGTGATTTAGAGTGTTATGGTGCCAAGAATGTTCAAACACCTAATATTAATAAGCTCGCACAGTCAGGTATACGTTTTACAAATGGACATGCAGTCGCTGCAACAAGTACTCCCTCTCGCTATTCGCTTCTTACTGGTGAATATGCTTGGCGTCGAGAAGGTACAGATGTAGCAGCTGGTAATGCTGGTATGATTATAAAACCGAGTCAATTTACGATGGCTGATATGTTTAAGAGTCGTGGATATGCTACCTGTGCTATAGGAAAGTGGCATCTTGGACTGGGTTACAAGGGGGGCGAACAAGACTGGAATGCACCTTTGCCAGAGTCGTTAGGCGATCTTGGTTTTGATTATCATTATATCATGGCTGCTACTGCGGATCGTGTACCATGTGTCTTTATAGAGAATGGTTCGGTTGCAAACTATGACCCGGCTCACCCAATAGAAGTATCCTATGTTCGAAACTTTGAGGGTGAACCTACAGGACGTAAGAATCCAGAACTCCTTTATAATATGCGTTCGAGTCATGGACATGACATGTCTATCGTTAATGGGATCGGCAGAATTGGTTATATGAAAGGTGGTGGAAAGGCTCTTTGGAAGGATGAAAACCTTGCCGATTCAATACTTGCACACGCAGTGAAATTTATTGAAAACCATAAGAAAGAACCTTTCTTTATGTATTTTGCAACAAATGATGTTCATGTTCCTCGCTTCCCTCACAAACGTTTCCGTGGAAAGAATCCAATGGGAATGAGAGGTGATGCTATCGTCCAGTTTGACTGGACAGTCGGACAATTAATGAAGAAACTACATGAACTAAAGATAGATGACAACGCACTCGTTATTCTTACAAGCGATAACGGACCTGTCGTAGATGATGGATATCAGGATGGTGCAGAAGAACTCCTCAATGGTCATAGCCCTGCTGGTCCTTTCCGTGGCAATAAATATAGTGCTTTTGAAGGTGGAACAGCTGTTCCATTAGTTATATCTTGGCCTCGTAAGATTAAGGGAGGAATGGTGTCTAAAGCACTTGTGAGTCAGATTGACCTTTTATCTTCTTTGGGTTCACTCGTTCAAGCAAGATTTCCCAAAGGTAGTGCACCTGACAGTCGTGACTACCTCCCTACCCTTCTTGGTAAAGACCTGAAGGGGCGCAACTATGTAATTGGACAATCTAACACACATGTCCTTTCAGTGCTTACCGCTCAATATCGGTACATTGAACCAAGTAACGGACCAAAAATGATTCAATGGGGACCAAAGATTGAAACAGGAAATCTTCCTTTTCCCCAACTTTATGATATGACTGTCAGTCCTTTCGAATCCAAAAATGTTGCTGATGAGCACCCTGATGAGGTTTCTCGTATGCAATTAATATTGAAAGAAGAGAGAAATAGATAG
- a CDS encoding HAD family hydrolase has product MTEISLIAFDADDTLWGSQTYFNTVEKVYCEILAPYASADEVSHTLRATEKANIPILGYGSKAFMLSLIENAVKISHGKVKGYDIGQIVEVSKELLRLPGHPFDGVKTTLAKLHDTGRYRMIVFTKGELLDQENKFQRSGLRPYFDDIVIVSDKTPDAYTRLCKQFGVKAEQLLAVGDSYSEDVVPVLKIGGWAIHIPNYMDNEDRSYLNKIHPHLIRLSRFAELTNFLSPSSRLIDECKLS; this is encoded by the coding sequence ATGACGGAGATTTCACTTATAGCATTTGATGCTGATGATACACTGTGGGGTAGTCAGACCTACTTTAATACAGTGGAAAAAGTGTACTGTGAGATTCTTGCCCCGTATGCTTCTGCAGATGAGGTGTCCCATACTCTCCGCGCCACTGAAAAGGCTAACATACCAATCCTTGGTTATGGAAGTAAGGCTTTCATGCTATCACTAATAGAGAATGCGGTCAAAATCAGTCACGGAAAGGTAAAGGGCTATGATATCGGACAGATTGTTGAGGTAAGCAAAGAATTGTTGCGATTACCAGGTCATCCTTTCGATGGAGTTAAAACAACATTGGCAAAACTGCATGACACTGGTAGATATCGAATGATTGTATTTACAAAAGGAGAACTGCTTGATCAGGAAAATAAGTTTCAACGCTCGGGACTACGTCCCTATTTTGATGATATTGTTATTGTATCGGATAAAACACCAGATGCTTATACACGACTTTGCAAACAGTTTGGTGTAAAAGCAGAGCAATTATTAGCGGTCGGAGATTCATATTCAGAAGATGTAGTTCCAGTATTAAAAATAGGAGGATGGGCGATTCATATTCCAAATTATATGGATAATGAGGACAGATCATATCTTAATAAGATTCATCCACATTTGATAAGATTATCAAGATTCGCAGAACTGACTAATTTCTTGAGTCCTAGCTCCAGGTTAATTGATGAGTGTAAGCTTTCATAA
- a CDS encoding OsmC family protein yields the protein MVVTKAIYQGKGRVEAKHVRSGVLVTTDAGKAVGGLGENQNPVQLLGNALSACVLTLMGLQAERRGVDFTGCYAEVGECEEDMEKFTVTRIPITFHLKASFDEKQRKKFEYIANKACFVGNTLTAEKVFTFVYD from the coding sequence ATGGTAGTAACGAAAGCAATTTATCAAGGGAAGGGACGCGTTGAGGCAAAACACGTAAGATCGGGAGTTCTCGTAACAACAGATGCTGGAAAAGCAGTTGGTGGCCTTGGAGAAAATCAAAACCCTGTTCAACTATTAGGTAACGCATTATCTGCTTGTGTTCTAACTCTTATGGGTTTGCAAGCTGAGCGTAGAGGTGTAGACTTCACTGGCTGTTATGCTGAAGTTGGTGAGTGCGAAGAAGATATGGAAAAGTTCACAGTTACTCGTATTCCGATAACTTTTCATCTTAAGGCTTCATTTGATGAAAAACAGCGTAAGAAGTTTGAGTATATAGCTAACAAGGCATGTTTTGTGGGTAATACGTTAACTGCAGAAAAGGTTTTCACCTTTGTGTACGATTAA
- a CDS encoding esterase produces MKRFILFFACLTSISLVAAQEVLNWKDDEIVSPVVNADNSLTISLFAPNAKKVELTGNFLYAGKEIPDKYADGDWSPQLMNKDTNGRWTLTTAPLKPEFYSYNLIVDGVKITDPKNIYMVRDIGNTYSVALVGGGVDGLYAVKNVPHGTVRKVWYDSPTAGLKRRMTVYTPAGYETSKRSYPVLYLLHGMGGDENAWEELGRATQILDNLIAEGKAEPMVVVMPNGNISQEAAPGEGSRGFVTAAMRYPKTMDGNFEKAFPDIIWFVEKVYRVKKDKANRAIAGLSMGGFHSIYTALNNPDAFDYIGLFSAAFNQMAKDGDSLSPIYKNIDEKFKMLCKKSPKLIWIGIGKDDFLSHDDENLRAALDKESYKYAYLKTKGGHTWRNWREYLATFAQKLFK; encoded by the coding sequence ATGAAAAGGTTTATTCTGTTTTTTGCTTGTCTTACAAGCATTTCATTAGTAGCTGCTCAGGAGGTTCTTAATTGGAAAGATGACGAGATAGTGTCTCCTGTGGTTAATGCTGATAATTCTTTAACTATCAGTCTTTTTGCACCAAATGCAAAGAAGGTTGAACTGACAGGTAATTTCCTATATGCAGGGAAGGAAATTCCTGATAAGTATGCAGATGGTGATTGGAGTCCACAGTTGATGAATAAGGATACAAATGGACGGTGGACACTGACAACTGCACCTTTAAAGCCTGAGTTTTATAGTTATAATCTCATTGTTGATGGTGTAAAGATAACAGATCCAAAGAACATATATATGGTGCGTGATATTGGTAATACATATAGTGTTGCGCTTGTTGGCGGCGGTGTAGATGGCTTGTATGCAGTAAAGAATGTACCTCATGGAACGGTTAGAAAAGTGTGGTATGATAGTCCAACAGCAGGACTTAAACGTCGTATGACGGTTTATACGCCAGCTGGTTACGAAACAAGTAAGCGAAGCTATCCTGTTCTTTACTTACTTCATGGTATGGGAGGAGATGAGAATGCATGGGAAGAATTGGGTCGTGCCACACAAATTCTGGATAATCTTATTGCTGAGGGGAAAGCAGAACCAATGGTTGTGGTAATGCCAAATGGTAATATTTCGCAGGAAGCAGCACCAGGTGAAGGGTCTCGTGGATTTGTTACTGCTGCAATGCGATACCCTAAAACAATGGATGGAAACTTTGAAAAGGCATTTCCTGATATCATCTGGTTTGTAGAAAAGGTTTATCGTGTGAAGAAGGATAAAGCAAACAGAGCTATTGCTGGACTGTCTATGGGCGGTTTTCATTCGATTTATACTGCATTAAATAATCCTGATGCCTTTGATTATATTGGCTTATTTTCTGCTGCATTTAATCAAATGGCAAAGGATGGTGATAGTCTTTCTCCTATTTATAAGAACATTGACGAGAAGTTTAAGATGTTGTGTAAGAAATCTCCTAAGCTTATATGGATTGGTATTGGTAAGGATGATTTTCTCTCACACGACGATGAAAACCTCCGTGCAGCATTGGATAAAGAATCTTATAAATACGCTTATCTTAAGACAAAAGGTGGTCATACTTGGCGTAACTGGAGAGAATATTTAGCAACATTTGCACAAAAGCTTTTCAAGTAA
- the sucD gene encoding succinate--CoA ligase subunit alpha — translation MSILINKDTKLIVQGITGRDGSFHASKMKEYGTNVVGGTSPGKAGQEVCGIPVFNTVKDAVAATGANASIIFVPAPFAKDAMLEAIDGGVELVICITEGVPTLDAVAAQRYAKIKGVKVIGPNCPGLISPEESMAGIMPTNIFKKGHTGVISRSGTLTYEVVYNLTQAGLGQSTAVGVGGDPVVGLYFEELLRMFQDDPETDSIALIGEIGGDAEERAAKFIKEHVTKPVAVFISGQQAPPGKQMGHAGAIISSGSGSASEKIAAFEAVGVPVARETSEIPELLKKQLKK, via the coding sequence ATGAGTATTCTAATCAATAAAGATACAAAGTTAATCGTACAGGGCATTACAGGTCGTGATGGTAGTTTCCACGCTTCTAAAATGAAGGAATATGGCACCAATGTGGTTGGTGGAACATCTCCTGGCAAGGCTGGTCAGGAAGTATGCGGCATCCCTGTATTCAACACAGTTAAAGACGCTGTTGCAGCAACTGGTGCCAACGCATCTATTATCTTTGTCCCTGCCCCATTCGCAAAAGACGCAATGCTTGAAGCAATTGATGGTGGCGTGGAACTCGTCATTTGTATCACTGAAGGCGTGCCAACACTCGATGCAGTTGCAGCACAACGTTATGCTAAGATTAAGGGTGTAAAGGTAATTGGTCCAAACTGTCCAGGACTTATTTCTCCAGAAGAGAGTATGGCTGGCATTATGCCAACTAATATCTTCAAGAAGGGACATACGGGTGTTATCAGCCGTAGTGGTACACTGACCTATGAGGTTGTGTATAACCTCACACAAGCAGGTTTAGGACAATCAACAGCAGTTGGTGTTGGTGGTGACCCAGTCGTTGGACTTTATTTCGAGGAACTTCTCCGTATGTTCCAGGATGACCCAGAGACAGATAGTATTGCACTCATTGGAGAGATTGGCGGTGATGCTGAAGAGCGTGCAGCTAAGTTTATCAAAGAGCATGTTACAAAGCCTGTAGCAGTATTTATCTCTGGTCAGCAAGCTCCTCCGGGCAAACAGATGGGACACGCTGGTGCTATCATCTCAAGTGGCTCTGGTTCTGCAAGCGAAAAGATTGCAGCTTTTGAGGCTGTAGGTGTACCTGTTGCACGTGAGACAAGTGAAATACCAGAACTCCTTAAGAAGCAATTAAAGAAGTAA
- the sucC gene encoding ADP-forming succinate--CoA ligase subunit beta, translating to MKVHEYQAKKFFASYGLPVDRNIICRTPDEAVEAYKQLGIEKAVVKAQVHTGGRGKAGGVKLGCNETEIRQHAEAILGMNIKGFIVDRVLVSEAVDIASEYYMSILVDRKSKCPMLMLSRAGGMDIEQVAKETPEKIEKIVIDPVIGMSDYLAREAAFKLFDDMAQVKQAVPIFKNIYKLFTEKDASLAEINPLVMLKDGSLKAIDAKMTFDDNALFRHPDVAELFEPTEEERKEREAKDKGFSYVNLGGSIGCMVNGAGLAMATMDMIKLYGGEPANFLDIGGSSNPEKIVEAMKLLLSDKHVKVVLINIFGGITRCDDVANGLLEAFKVIETDIPIVIRLTGTNEAEGRAILEGTHFTVGTSMADAGHKAVELSKKL from the coding sequence ATGAAGGTACATGAATACCAAGCAAAGAAATTCTTTGCAAGTTATGGGCTTCCAGTAGACCGCAATATTATTTGCCGTACTCCTGATGAAGCTGTTGAAGCCTACAAGCAATTAGGTATTGAGAAAGCCGTAGTGAAAGCTCAGGTTCACACGGGTGGACGTGGTAAGGCTGGTGGCGTGAAACTTGGCTGTAATGAAACTGAGATTCGTCAGCATGCAGAAGCTATCTTAGGTATGAATATCAAGGGGTTCATTGTAGACAGAGTACTTGTCAGTGAAGCTGTAGACATCGCATCAGAGTACTATATGAGTATCCTTGTTGACCGTAAGTCAAAGTGTCCTATGTTAATGCTGAGCCGTGCAGGTGGTATGGATATCGAGCAGGTAGCAAAGGAGACACCAGAGAAGATTGAGAAAATTGTCATCGACCCAGTTATCGGAATGAGCGACTATCTTGCACGTGAGGCAGCCTTCAAACTTTTCGATGACATGGCACAGGTTAAACAGGCTGTACCAATCTTCAAGAATATTTATAAACTCTTTACTGAGAAGGATGCCTCATTGGCTGAAATCAACCCATTAGTCATGTTGAAGGATGGTTCTTTGAAAGCCATTGACGCAAAGATGACCTTCGACGATAATGCCCTTTTCCGTCACCCAGATGTAGCCGAACTTTTTGAACCTACAGAGGAAGAACGCAAGGAGCGTGAAGCTAAAGACAAGGGATTCAGCTATGTGAACCTTGGAGGAAGCATCGGTTGCATGGTAAATGGTGCTGGTCTTGCAATGGCAACCATGGATATGATTAAGTTATATGGTGGCGAACCAGCTAACTTCCTCGATATTGGTGGTAGCTCTAACCCTGAGAAGATAGTTGAAGCTATGAAACTTCTCTTGAGTGATAAGCATGTTAAGGTAGTGTTAATCAATATCTTCGGTGGTATTACCCGCTGTGATGATGTTGCAAACGGACTCTTGGAAGCATTCAAGGTTATCGAAACTGATATTCCTATTGTCATCCGCTTAACAGGAACCAACGAGGCAGAAGGTAGAGCCATCCTTGAAGGAACCCACTTCACTGTCGGCACAAGTATGGCAGATGCTGGACATAAAGCTGTAGAACTGAGCAAAAAACTTTAA
- the buk gene encoding butyrate kinase, whose translation MAYKILAINPGSTSTKISLANDDQPVFVADIAHSRKELSKFKRISDQYHFRKQVVIEELKNRNIPLDFDAVIGRGGLAKPVSSGVFTITEQMIIDQQRAIHQHACDLGCMIADEIAREIPGCKSFIADPGVVDEMEPEARLSGSPLMPRMCIWHALNQKAIGRRFAKDMGTTYEKLNLIICHLGGGISIAAHSQGRAIDANNALDGEGPFSPERAGTLPAADLIHLCFSGKYTEEQLLEKVSGQAGLIAHLGTNDLREITNWIKAGDKHAELVVSAMIWHIAKNIAAEGAVLCGNIDAILLTGGMAKSDYIIERLKKRLSYLAPIHVYPGQDEMQALTENALTVLRGEREAKEY comes from the coding sequence ATGGCTTACAAGATTTTAGCTATTAACCCTGGATCAACATCAACTAAGATATCACTTGCCAATGATGATCAGCCTGTCTTCGTTGCTGACATTGCACACTCAAGAAAGGAACTGAGTAAATTCAAGCGTATATCCGATCAGTATCATTTCCGCAAACAAGTTGTAATTGAAGAATTAAAGAATAGAAATATTCCTTTGGATTTTGATGCCGTCATCGGACGTGGTGGACTTGCAAAACCAGTGTCAAGTGGTGTGTTTACAATCACTGAACAGATGATAATTGACCAGCAACGGGCTATTCACCAGCATGCTTGTGATCTTGGCTGTATGATTGCAGATGAGATTGCGAGAGAGATTCCAGGATGTAAGAGTTTTATTGCAGACCCTGGTGTGGTAGATGAAATGGAACCAGAGGCACGACTATCAGGCTCTCCTCTTATGCCACGTATGTGTATTTGGCACGCCCTAAACCAAAAAGCTATTGGTAGACGATTTGCTAAAGACATGGGTACAACTTATGAAAAGCTTAACCTTATTATATGTCATTTAGGCGGAGGAATATCTATTGCAGCACATTCACAAGGGAGAGCTATTGATGCTAATAACGCATTGGATGGTGAAGGACCATTTTCTCCAGAACGTGCAGGAACATTACCTGCAGCCGACTTGATTCATCTTTGCTTCAGTGGAAAATATACTGAGGAACAATTATTGGAGAAAGTGAGTGGCCAGGCAGGTCTAATAGCTCATCTCGGAACAAATGATTTACGAGAGATAACAAATTGGATTAAGGCTGGTGACAAACATGCTGAACTCGTCGTTTCTGCTATGATTTGGCATATTGCTAAAAATATAGCTGCAGAAGGAGCAGTACTATGTGGCAACATTGATGCTATTCTGCTGACAGGTGGTATGGCAAAGTCAGACTATATTATTGAACGTCTCAAGAAACGTCTCTCCTATCTTGCACCGATTCATGTTTATCCTGGGCAAGATGAGATGCAAGCTTTGACAGAGAATGCACTGACAGTTCTTCGAGGTGAACGCGAAGCAAAGGAGTATTAA
- a CDS encoding phosphate acyltransferase: protein MPGERKTINDFKLLIHLLKERKICKRTVVVWPEESHTQEAVCKAVHDGFIEPILVCSKQTMEDYAKKNAFQCIIAESPEDAARKAVELIRRGEADIVMKGFLNTDVLLRAILDKEVGILPKDTVLTHITVAKLPEYPKLLFFTDAAVIPAPNDKQRRAQVQYIVDFCHAFEIECPKIALIHCSEKVDERHFPYTASYRALKAESETGAFGKCTIDGPLDLITSCSVEAMKIKQINSPINGETDALIFPDIEAGNLFYKTVTLFCHAKTAAILQGTMAPVVLPSRGDTIESKYYSLALASLISK, encoded by the coding sequence ATGCCTGGAGAAAGAAAGACTATCAATGACTTTAAGTTGCTCATTCATCTTCTTAAAGAAAGGAAGATTTGTAAACGAACAGTAGTTGTTTGGCCTGAAGAAAGCCATACACAAGAAGCTGTGTGTAAAGCTGTACACGATGGTTTCATTGAGCCCATATTAGTATGCTCTAAACAAACTATGGAAGACTATGCCAAAAAGAATGCTTTTCAATGTATTATTGCAGAATCGCCAGAGGATGCAGCTCGCAAAGCTGTTGAATTAATTAGACGAGGTGAGGCTGACATTGTAATGAAAGGCTTTCTTAATACAGACGTCCTTCTACGTGCTATACTTGATAAAGAAGTTGGAATTTTACCGAAAGATACTGTATTAACACATATAACCGTAGCAAAGTTACCCGAGTATCCGAAATTACTTTTCTTTACCGATGCAGCTGTTATTCCTGCTCCAAATGACAAACAGCGAAGAGCACAAGTACAATATATTGTAGATTTCTGTCATGCCTTTGAAATAGAATGTCCTAAAATTGCTCTTATCCATTGTTCTGAGAAAGTGGACGAACGTCATTTCCCATATACAGCTTCATACAGAGCACTAAAGGCAGAATCTGAAACTGGTGCCTTTGGTAAATGTACAATAGATGGACCATTAGATTTGATTACCTCTTGTTCTGTTGAAGCAATGAAAATCAAACAAATAAACTCTCCCATCAATGGAGAAACTGATGCATTAATTTTCCCAGACATTGAAGCCGGTAATTTGTTTTATAAAACCGTTACCCTTTTCTGTCATGCGAAAACAGCAGCCATTCTTCAAGGTACCATGGCGCCAGTAGTGCTCCCAAGTCGTGGCGATACAATTGAATCTAAGTACTATAGTCTTGCACTTGCAAGTCTTATCTCCAAATAG
- a CDS encoding toxin-antitoxin system YwqK family antitoxin, translated as MKRLYFVLLVSTLFTVATAQRVARSYIPHGAFFYDSQWKGVSSADKAAYYRVLAIDDKGQKMFYDYYITGQLQAEKHYISINRQNDRNTVLNGVCRTFHKSGRVESVLQYKNGKANGRALSFFPSGNIGMKLSYRNGLLDGPCYTYTENGRLEFTTIWRNGSKVNEIKGGKDHYIDKNTNEDEFCERYRHDEALIMAQSKSIYKARENKEQNVKATKKLNSNPTTESKEPQAVHDDVAKKERINSINNKVKEIESSQTSKEDKYLANIKYPDTPKEKTGTISDKMSSDGIIPQKGRFNFTYLHSLLSKENERSKSIDVLTGISHNFQLNSSQIIDGFGAQKEVVFHHNMIYDVQNSKDKVTGSKPRQIGFFGTIIGSNLFIDRINIFTWSEEEMYLIAQEAINTGYKTLGGIGYKSTDGNFILEPKMKPMDYGEREVIVTFTHQSNLYAGLYHIQMDIK; from the coding sequence ATGAAACGTTTGTACTTTGTTTTACTTGTAAGTACTTTATTTACAGTTGCTACAGCTCAACGTGTAGCACGTAGTTATATTCCTCATGGTGCTTTTTTCTATGATAGTCAGTGGAAAGGAGTTAGCAGTGCTGATAAAGCTGCTTACTATAGAGTTTTGGCTATTGATGATAAGGGGCAGAAGATGTTTTATGATTATTATATTACAGGACAACTTCAAGCAGAGAAACATTATATAAGTATAAACAGACAAAATGATAGAAACACGGTCTTAAATGGCGTGTGTAGAACTTTCCATAAGTCCGGTAGAGTAGAGTCTGTGTTACAATATAAGAATGGTAAAGCAAATGGTCGTGCTTTGTCATTTTTTCCAAGTGGTAACATTGGAATGAAATTATCATATCGCAATGGATTACTTGATGGCCCTTGTTATACTTATACCGAGAATGGTCGTTTAGAATTTACTACTATCTGGCGCAATGGTTCTAAAGTCAATGAGATTAAAGGTGGAAAGGATCATTACATTGATAAAAATACTAATGAAGATGAATTCTGCGAACGATATCGCCATGACGAGGCGTTAATAATGGCACAATCAAAAAGTATCTATAAAGCAAGAGAAAATAAAGAGCAAAATGTTAAAGCTACAAAGAAATTAAATAGTAATCCTACAACTGAATCTAAAGAACCTCAGGCCGTACATGATGATGTGGCAAAGAAGGAACGTATTAATTCTATTAATAATAAGGTGAAAGAGATTGAGTCCAGTCAAACATCAAAGGAGGATAAATATCTTGCTAATATAAAGTATCCAGATACTCCAAAAGAAAAGACTGGAACTATTAGTGATAAGATGTCTTCAGATGGCATAATACCACAGAAAGGAAGATTTAATTTTACTTATCTTCATAGTTTGCTTAGCAAAGAAAATGAAAGGTCAAAGAGTATAGACGTACTAACAGGCATTAGTCATAATTTTCAGTTAAATTCTTCACAAATAATTGATGGGTTTGGAGCCCAGAAGGAGGTTGTTTTTCATCATAATATGATTTATGATGTACAGAATAGCAAGGATAAAGTTACAGGTAGCAAGCCAAGGCAAATAGGCTTCTTTGGCACAATTATCGGAAGTAATCTTTTCATTGATCGTATTAATATTTTCACTTGGTCAGAAGAGGAAATGTATCTTATCGCTCAAGAAGCTATCAATACTGGCTATAAAACTCTTGGAGGTATAGGTTATAAGTCTACAGATGGAAATTTTATTCTTGAGCCAAAGATGAAACCTATGGATTATGGTGAACGTGAAGTTATTGTCACCTTCACTCATCAGTCAAACCTTTATGCAGGACTTTATCATATTCAAATGGATATAAAATGA